The following proteins come from a genomic window of Miscanthus floridulus cultivar M001 chromosome 2, ASM1932011v1, whole genome shotgun sequence:
- the LOC136537741 gene encoding probable xylan O-acetyltransferase 10, with amino-acid sequence MRPTMKAQHGNGRGSRSPFLTSYALTLAFITFVSVLYFKDFSSTLHRPFLNRPPPHPHRRPLRPRHHASDSDVASQAGRRAAAEQLPFAVGAAPAGCDVAQGEWVYDEAARPWYQEEECPYIQPQLTCQAHGRPDRAYQHWRWQPRGCSLPSFNATLMLEMLRGKRMLFVGDSLNRGQYVSLVCLLHRIIPESSKSMETFDSLTVFKAKDYNATIEFYWAPFLAESNSDDAVVHRIADRIVRGTSIEKHAKFWKGADILVFNTYLWWMTGQKMKILQNSFEDKNKDIIEMETEDAYGMVLNAVLKWVESNMNPKTSRVFFVTMSPTHTRSKDWGDDTDGNCYNQTTPIKDLSYWGPGTSKGLMRVIGEVFGASKIPVGVVNITQLSEYRKDAHTQIYKKQWNPLTTEQIVDPKSYADCTHWCLPGLQDTWNELLYSKLFFP; translated from the exons GGCCGACGATGAAGGCGCAGCACGGCAACGGGCGCGGGAGCAGGAGCCCCTTCCTGACGTCCTACGCGCTCACGCTCGCCTTCATCACCTTCGTGTCCGTGCTCTACTTCAAGGACTTCTCCTCCACGCTGCACCGCCCCTTCCTCAACCGCCCGCCGCCGCACCCACACCGCCGCCCGCTCCGCCCCCGCCACCACGCCTCCGACTCAGACGTAGCAAGCCAGGCCGGGCGCCGCGCAGCGGCGGAGCAGCTGCCGTTCGCGGTGGGCGCGGCGCCGGCGGGGTGCGACGTCGCGCAAGGGGAGTGGGTGTACGACGAGGCGGCGCGGCCGTGGTACCAGGAGGAGGAGTGCCCCTACATCCAGCCGCAGCTCACGTGCCAGGCCCACGGACGCCCCGACCGGGCGTACCAGCACTGGCGGTGGCAGCCGCGCGGCTGCTCGCTGCCCAG CTTCAATGCAACTCTAATGCTAGAGATGTTGCGGGGTAAGCGAATGCTGTTTGTTGGAGATTCTCTGAACCGCGGGCAATATGTATCATTGGTTTGCCTCCTCCATCGGATCATCCCTGAGAGCTCCAAGTCAATGGAGACATTTGATTCCCTCACAGTTTTCAAAGCAAAG GACTATAATGCCACAATTGAGTTCTACTGGGCGCCCTTTCTGGCTGAGTCAAATTCTGATGATGCTGTTGTGCACCGTATTGCGGATCGAATTGTAAGGGGAACATCCATTGAGAAGCATGCCAAATTTTGGAAGGGGGCTGACATCTTAGTATTCAATACCTACCTTTGGTGGATGACCggacaaaagatgaaaatttt GCAAAACTCTTTTGAAGATAAAAACAAGGATATCATAGAAATGGAAACGGAGGATGCCTATGGAATGGTACTGAATGCTGTGCTGAAATGGGTTGAGAGCAACATGAACCCCAAAACATCAAGAGTATTTTTTGTCACTATGTCACCCACTCATACAAG GAGCAAAGATTGGGGTGATGATACTGACGGGAACTGCTACAACCAGACAACTCCTATCAAGGATTTGTCTTACTGGGGACCAGGCACAAGCAAGGGCCTGATGCGAGTCATTGGGGAAGTGTTCGGCGCGTCCAAGATCCCCGTGGGGGTTGTGAACATCACCCAGCTCTCTGAATACAGGAAGGACGCGCACACTCAGATCTACAAGAAGCAGTGGAACCCGCTAACCACGGAGCAGATCGTGGACCCTAAGAGCTACGCGGACTGCACGCATTGGTGCCTTCCAGGGCTCCAGGACACATGGAACGAGCTGCTCTACTCCAAGCTCTTTTTCCCCTGA